Within Citrus sinensis cultivar Valencia sweet orange chromosome 1, DVS_A1.0, whole genome shotgun sequence, the genomic segment gaaatgaaaaacaaaatattctattatatgtttcatttataCTCACCCCtcctaaacaaacaaaaatatcttCTATTGAACATCCCTCCCTCCAACAAAATATAGTGCCAATGAGGATAATTGCAAAGTTTGTACAGAGTAAAACTCAAgggatataaaaaaatttctatctttttcttttttattttttaaaaaaagggatATAACaagaatattttgtaattttttctatttttccattttttttgtttggtccGAAGAGCAGCCACTGAGAAAACACAGTGCCCAAAATTTTATCACGTTCTTAATGACATATATCACAATTGGTGAAGAACCTCATACCTTAAAAGACAGATGTGATGAACCAGCAGATGAAGACTTCAGTCCATGAAATCCAATGTCATATGCAATGCTCCCATCAGGCTTAAACAGTCCAAAATTCCTCTCAGAAGTCGGTCCAGGTTTCTGATTCTCATTAAAAATAGCAAAAACATAAGCCTTCACCACATTTTTCGGCCGAAGAGGAGTTCCTTTCTTCTTAGCAAGCCTTTTCCGCAGATTATAATTGTATGTCCTTGCATTGTCAACCGTTGCAGCAGCTTCATTGCTATCTCCACGGGAGGCCCATCCTGTCTCTGTAACTATGACTTCCATCTTTTTAAATCCAGCATCCTCCAAAGCAGCATAGGCTGCATCAATCTGAGCATCAAGCATATTATCATAATGTAGCTTAGTTTTTGAATCATCAATCCCTTGAGTTGACTGGAAAAGGGCATAAttaatatctatattttcTGGATCACTCATATAGGCCAGAAATGGGTAAACATTCAAACAAAAAGGAGAGCCAATTTGTGAGAAAAAATCCAAGAGTGGCTTCATAAACTGATCTACTCCTTCTTTGAATATACATGAAGAGGGAGGGTAGGAATTAGCAAAAACAGCCTGTGAGTGTGCAGTGGTGATCTGAACTACATCATCTAGATGAAGCTTTTTTATGgaattgtaaacattttttaCTGCACCTAGAAGAGCTCCCCAGAGTTCGGAATCAGCCCCTCCCAAAACTTCATTCCCCACAGCAATTCCACAAATCTTTGTCTTCGGTAGGAAATTCTGCACATTTTCTTTAACCCAATCCATGGCATGACTCTCATTAGCACTCATTTCTTTCACTAACCCATTTGGAAGTCCAACCACAAGTTCAAGCCCAGTCCCACTAAAGGCCTTGAGAACACTGTGATCAGCATCATAAATACGAACATTCTTTATCTTTGATGCCCTAAGAAGTACAGCAACTTCATCAGGGGAAGGAATGTTATCTGCAATTCTTCCATAATTTATTCCATAAGTTCCAGTAAATGCTTGTACTTTCTTGGGATCTGGAAAAATAACAGATATTTTCAGTCTTATCTCAACACAACCCTCGTATAGACGAGGTAAAATGACAGTATTCATTACTTTGTCAGAAAAGTATACACAGATcttctactaaaaaaaattcagtatGGTCTTTCAAATCCAAGGAAAGCACAGCATGATTCAACAAAAGTGTGCACGAAAACCTTAATCAGCATGacagaaataaacaagtacTAATTACATATGAATTACGTGAGAGATCAAATTTGATGCAGAGGGTGGCATGAACTTAACAGCGAATTCCCATATTGACATAAGCAAAACAAGTTcagaagaagaaagataaagattaaagaaatttcACTCCAAACCAATTCCTCCaaaaagatgatgatgatgatgatgataatcaaaattgttacaaTCTACATAGAGACCAtagtaaattaacaaatacACACGACAAAATTATCACTGCTGTAGAGAATTATATCAGCCCTTATTTAGAAAtcaaataaagtttaaaaatcaacaaactgaaagtttaattgaattctcatttaaaaaataaaatcacaatttttCTACCAGGAAAATATCGGTTATAATTTCAGAATTATGAAAACAAGAATTTCATAACTACAAACAACAACTGTTGGAAAGCCATtccaatccaaaaaatttCAGCGATCAATCCAATAATATTCATAAGctataaacaattaaaactaacccaataattaaaaattcaaaaaaaaaaaacaaaaagagtaAAGAGAGTTGCAGAAAGTTACCAATTAGAGTGAAGAAGACGGAGAAGAACAGGAGAAGATGAAACCGAAGAAAGAACCTCAAGCTTTTCTTCATTTGTCttcttaaaatcaaatcaacagTTACTACTTTGTTAGTCAAAAAGACATCGAAGTCAGTGCACCGcttcttgttcttgttcttcttcttcctcctcACTCACTCACACAAAAAGATTCtacctttttgttttcctttttttttctctctctcttaaacTTGCAACTCTCTGCCTCTCTGCTGTTTTTATAAATCAATGGATGGAAACTGatcttcttaattaattaattaattacatgaaAGTATGTTTGGCGGTCGTTTTCTCTGAGGCTTTACTGAGTGCGGGAGAGTGGAGACAGCGGCTTTGGgtgttttaattctttttccaatttttatattttcgaATTTGTTTacgttttaattaattattaaatacgAATGAATAAATTTACCTAGTTTGgtgatatattaatttaaaattcttttggtTTGATTTGGTCAACTACTGTTCTTGCTCCTATTGGTCAATGATTTACTTGCTTGCTTACTTGGAGTTTTCTAAGTGGTTGCCACGCGCTTTGCTCTGTTGAAGTGGAAGTGGAACTCTACTTCTTAtaattttgtcttcttttcttttttaattttctatctctctttaatttaattaattttcattttaaaaaatcccaAAAGACTTATTGgacatttcaatttttttttctagaagTCACTTTTTGATGTTTTTGTTGCGTGTTAGTTTTGAAGACTGAACACTATTGGTATATAAAATGAGATTATAAAAACTGTATTACATGAATGGTGTGTTTATTTCATggaatgaggaatgagaatgaagaaatGTGAATGAAATCCATGTTtacttgaaaaaatataatttaagaatgagaataaaatgtgtggaTCTCACACAATTTGAGAATAAGAAATGAGAATCTCATTCCTATGGGGGGttgggaatgaaaatgagggaatgagaatgtaatatatgtttacttttgtgtccctctaattttttcatatttttcaaattatccttattcaaatcacaattaattttattaactttattattttagttattattaattattatttttatttttattaacaatattatcattattgttgttgttgttgttgttattattattaataataaaaataataataacaataattaataataactaaaataataaagttaataaaatttaataatgataatattaataaaaataatattaacagtaagtaataataactaaaataataaagttaataaaatttaataataatattaatattaataataataacaataatcaataataactaaaataataaatttaataaaatttaataataaaaataaatattaataatggtaatattaataaaaataatattaacaataattaataataactaaaataataaagttaataaaatttattattaataatgatattattattattattaaattttattaactttattattttagttattattaataattgttaatattatttttattattaataataatagtaataataacaacaataatgataatattgttaataatgataaattaattatttttattaattattaatactataagtattttggtaaattcattctcattctcatttattttgccaagtaaacacatcaatggcATTCCAACACATtatcattcccatttatttttgccaagtaaatattgaaatctcattctcattcatcattttcattccaGCTCATTCATATTCTCAGTCTATTCTCATTCCATGAAGTAAACGCACCAGAAGTTCCTTTAAGGCtggttataattttttaaaatttaatagtgaaaagtacataaataattaaattcgtTTAGTAGatattaaatataagtttaatatttctttgtgaaaatatattaaaatagtttaatttatcatatttttcagTTTGTAAGGTTTCTTTATCTTCTCAATCCGACCAAaagagttttatttttcttcttttgattaAGGTTCCGTTTGATATAACtttgtaaataaaacttatttaaatcgagcttttgttaataaattttttacaagtAGAGTTTTCACtaagaaaaaatttagttgtttggttaacaatgaaatcttttgttaaaaatttat encodes:
- the LOC102612463 gene encoding glucan endo-1,3-beta-glucosidase 14-like isoform X1, whose product is MKKSLRFFLRFHLLLFFSVFFTLIDPKKVQAFTGTYGINYGRIADNIPSPDEVAVLLRASKIKNVRIYDADHSVLKAFSGTGLELVVGLPNGLVKEMSANESHAMDWVKENVQNFLPKTKICGIAVGNEVLGGADSELWGALLGAVKNVYNSIKKLHLDDVVQITTAHSQAVFANSYPPSSCIFKEGVDQFMKPLLDFFSQIGSPFCLNVYPFLAYMSDPENIDINYALFQSTQGIDDSKTKLHYDNMLDAQIDAAYAALEDAGFKKMEVIVTETGWASRGDSNEAAATVDNARTYNYNLRKRLAKKKGTPLRPKNVVKAYVFAIFNENQKPGPTSERNFGLFKPDGSIAYDIGFHGLKSSSAGSSHLSFKDIRARDCSLILIILLWQWLFLS
- the LOC102612463 gene encoding glucan endo-1,3-beta-glucosidase 14-like isoform X3, with the translated sequence MKKSLRFFLRFHLLLFFSVFFTLIDPKKVQAFTGTYGINYGRIADNIPSPDEVAVLLRASKIKNVRIYDADHSVLKAFSGTGLELVVGLPNGLVKEMSANESHAMDWVKENVQNFLPKTKICGIAVGNEVLGGADSELWGALLGAVKNVYNSIKKLHLDDVVQITTAHSQAVFANSYPPSSCIFKEGVDQFMKPLLDFFSQIGSPFCLNVYPFLAYMSDPENIDINYALFQSTQGIDDSKTKLHYDNMLDAQIDAAYAALEDAGFKKMEVIVTETGWASRGDSNEAAATVDNARTYNYNLRKRLAKKKGTPLRPKNVVKAYVFAIFNENQKPGPTSERNFGLFKPDGSIAYDIGFHGLKSSSAGSSHLSFKVCHISSSQ
- the LOC102612463 gene encoding glucan endo-1,3-beta-glucosidase 14-like isoform X4; translation: MKKSLRFFLRFHLLLFFSVFFTLIDPKKVQAFTGTYGINYGRIADNIPSPDEVAVLLRASKIKNVRIYDADHSVLKAFSGTGLELVVGLPNGLVKEMSANESHAMDWVKENVQNFLPKTKICGIAVGNEVLGGADSELWGALLGAVKNVYNSIKKLHLDDVVQITTAHSQAVFANSYPPSSCIFKEGVDQFMKPLLDFFSQIGSPFCLNVYPFLAYMSDPENIDINYALFQSTQGIDDSKTKLHYDNMLDAQIDAAYAALEDAGFKKMEVIVTETGWASRGDSNEAAATVDNARTYNYNLRKRLAKKKGTPLRPKNVVKAYVFAIFNENQKPGPTSERNFGLFKPDGSIAYDIGFHGLKSSSAGSSHLSFK
- the LOC102612463 gene encoding glucan endo-1,3-beta-glucosidase 14-like isoform X2, giving the protein MKKSLRFFLRFHLLLFFSVFFTLIDPKKVQAFTGTYGINYGRIADNIPSPDEVAVLLRASKIKNVRIYDADHSVLKAFSGTGLELVVGLPNGLVKEMSANESHAMDWVKENVQNFLPKTKICGIAVGNEVLGGADSELWGALLGAVKNVYNSIKKLHLDDVVQITTAHSQAVFANSYPPSSCIFKEGVDQFMKPLLDFFSQIGSPFCLNVYPFLAYMSDPENIDINYALFQSTQGIDDSKTKLHYDNMLDAQIDAAYAALEDAGFKKMEVIVTETGWASRGDSNEAAATVDNARTYNYNLRKRLAKKKGTPLRPKNVVKAYVFAIFNENQKPGPTSERNFGLFKPDGSIAYDIGFHGLKSSSAGSSHLSFKFITVKDARLNPTP